The DNA region CACAAATGAAAAAGTACAAACCACCTTTCATGTCCCCCCATCGAGATGTAACCAGGTGGTTTGTGAACACGTCCTTTCTAGTTTTTAGTATCAAGGACACAGAAACATTAAGCGACAGGCCAAAGAATTTTCTGCTATCCCAGGTTAATAAAGGACAGATCCTAAACTGTTACTGTTTTCTCCGCACAGTTCCTCTACTCAGTAGTCAAAAGACTATCAGAATGCTTCCCATGTCAATTCAAAGCAGTCACACAATGACCAACAATTTACTCAAATGTTTCAGACTGAGTTTTGAACAGGAGCCAATCTGTAAGACATTTATCTACTGAACTAAGGGCCTTAAATCCGATCTTGTGCTATAGAGTGCCACATGCCCTATTCCATGTGACCTGGGCTGCCACTTAATACCATGTCTTGGAAAAATGGCCTCTTAGCCTCATAAAACAGCTGAATTCTAGGTACTGTTGACTAAGGTCGAGGACTGTAGTTGAAAAGGAAACTTGATTGTCCTCAATCTTCACAAGAACCACACAGGGTAATTCCTAACTTTATAAAGTGAGGCTAAAAATGACTACTTGCTCCAAGATGGAAGGTCCTTCAACCAGGGGTCTCAGAACCTACCGTGGTCTGAGGGCCACATCTTCCCGAGCCCACCTGGAGCTGACCAAGGCTGCTCTGGGCGCCTGAGGCCTGGGCCCCATGAAGGAGGGATCACATATCCTTTACAAAAGCGCCTTCCAAACAGAAGGTTCCACAGAGCACGAACAGGCAAAAGAGCAATCTCTGTGACAAGCTGTCAAACAAACTGAAGAGTAAAACCAAGGGGGAAATGCCAGATGGCTGTTATTGCAGTTTTATTAAACAAAACTTGCACACGCTGTCTATTCATTTTCTTCGCTGTGCAGCCTGGTGTTGGGATTGGTGACTCTGATGGCCAGCTGGGCTGCTCTCTCCACAATGGCTTTGCGGTTCTTGGAGGAGACGTTGTGCACAATCTCAGCACAGTAAGACTTGTTGCACATCAGCAGCATttaaagctccttgacattgtgGACCAGGAACTTCCGGAAGCCGCTGGGCAGCAtgtgctttgttttcttgttgctCCCGTAACCGATGTTGGGCATCAAGATCTGGCCCTTGAATCTCCTGCGCACCCTGTTGTCAATGCCTCTGGGTTTCCGCCAGTTCCGCTTAATTTTGGCATATCGGTCTGACTGGTGCCGGATGAACTTCTTGGTCCTCTTTTTGACCATCTTGGGCTTCACGAGGGGTCTGAGGGCAGCCATGATGCTGAGTAGGAGATGGTGGCCACCTCCGTAGGCAGCGccgaggaagagaggggagggaaggtagTGCACGAGGCTGATGGGACTTCCTCGTTTGCTGATATttggttgagaatttttgcatctatg from Tursiops truncatus isolate mTurTru1 chromosome 15, mTurTru1.mat.Y, whole genome shotgun sequence includes:
- the LOC117308158 gene encoding LOW QUALITY PROTEIN: large ribosomal subunit protein eL32-like (The sequence of the model RefSeq protein was modified relative to this genomic sequence to represent the inferred CDS: substituted 1 base at 1 genomic stop codon); translation: MAALRPLVKPKMVKKRTKKFIRHQSDRYAKIKRNWRKPRGIDNRVRRRFKGQILMPNIGYGSNKKTKHMLPSGFRKFLVHNVKELXMLLMCNKSYCAEIVHNVSSKNRKAIVERAAQLAIRVTNPNTRLHSEENE